In Streptomyces dangxiongensis, one DNA window encodes the following:
- the hypB gene encoding hydrogenase nickel incorporation protein HypB: MCRSDVRQAVLAKNDDLAASLRGDLARQGVTLVNLLSSPGSGKTELLGRVLARAVERGVPVAALTADLATENDAVRLARSGAPVQQLLTDGLCHLEARQVRARLAGWLPGDTSVLFVENVGNLVCPAAYDLGETLRVVLMAVTEGEDKPLKYPTAFGSAHLVVITKTDLAGPAGFDESLFHENVHQVNPGVEIVRSCARTGSGVGTLLDRALAARDGVPPHRPPLAPHPHVHHPDSAPVA, encoded by the coding sequence GCCGTCCTGGCGAAGAACGACGACCTGGCCGCGAGCCTGCGCGGCGACCTCGCCCGGCAGGGCGTGACCCTGGTCAACCTCCTGTCCAGCCCCGGCAGCGGCAAGACCGAACTCCTCGGCCGGGTCCTGGCCCGCGCGGTGGAGCGCGGCGTCCCGGTGGCCGCGCTCACCGCGGACCTGGCCACCGAGAACGACGCCGTCCGGCTGGCCCGCTCCGGCGCCCCCGTCCAGCAGCTCCTCACCGACGGACTGTGCCACCTGGAGGCCCGTCAGGTCCGGGCCCGGCTGGCGGGCTGGCTGCCGGGCGACACCTCCGTGCTCTTCGTGGAGAACGTCGGCAACCTGGTCTGCCCGGCCGCCTACGACCTCGGCGAGACCCTGCGCGTCGTGCTGATGGCCGTCACCGAGGGCGAGGACAAGCCGCTGAAGTACCCGACCGCGTTCGGCTCCGCCCATCTCGTGGTGATCACCAAGACCGACCTCGCCGGACCGGCCGGCTTCGACGAGAGCCTGTTCCACGAGAACGTGCACCAGGTCAACCCGGGCGTGGAGATCGTACGATCCTGCGCCCGCACCGGTTCCGGCGTCGGCACCCTGCTCGACCGCGCCCTCGCCGCCCGCGACGGAGTCCCGCCGCACCGCCCGCCGCTCGCCCCCCACCCGCACGTCCACCACCCCGATTCCGCCCCCGTCGCGTGA